The following are from one region of the Phormidium sp. PBR-2020 genome:
- a CDS encoding TIGR03985 family CRISPR-associated protein, which yields MTPQKRLPLSSRRRQSLKLAQSPRLGATEAAGVGGIYPSPLLLQRLTRGVFCQHGLRSLRLWVWLHLLYRPDCRSFWTRGQGRISGLFSYAQWRDAFFTPGHPKGEEIPPVHDSRCPCSRTAYDWVALGVGREGMADWIEGVCRELGVEREDWEERLGQRLFGVTRRSLADDLRLLVELGLLQRQGHKFMPLEELPPWVREPVVKGLSSQEGRLTGMGQGRPEVLFGNLDFGSLAQRYGKPVAGVQRFLVHVDYVVRDRQIDRVEDWQEALYQLWQQSPVPPVRLLYRSSRLRASVACVVYPVCCYYMRRSIYLCGFGQTPTRQGQWYNFRLDHIEELEALSWESEELPFFLHQRYQQQSLPVPDDIRTEMESVWGFDFYLPPRLLILRFERQFHDGYIAGTFRHETFEQISYETVERQIQQLAEPDYREQLLKVWRSRSPEDAYYQALYRHGDINVQMRLRAWRPLGEVLCPGVLRDEMAQEVKQEHDWYFG from the coding sequence ATGACTCCCCAAAAGCGGCTCCCTCTTTCTAGTCGGCGGCGACAGTCTCTCAAGTTAGCCCAATCTCCCCGGTTGGGGGCAACGGAGGCGGCTGGGGTGGGGGGGATTTATCCCTCGCCGCTGTTGTTGCAACGGCTGACGCGGGGGGTGTTTTGTCAGCATGGACTGCGATCGCTACGGTTATGGGTTTGGTTGCATCTGTTGTATCGTCCCGATTGTCGCTCCTTCTGGACGCGCGGTCAGGGGAGGATTTCGGGGCTATTTAGTTATGCCCAATGGCGCGATGCGTTTTTTACGCCGGGACATCCCAAGGGGGAGGAGATTCCTCCGGTTCACGATTCTCGCTGTCCTTGTAGTCGCACGGCCTATGATTGGGTGGCTTTGGGGGTGGGGCGCGAGGGGATGGCAGACTGGATTGAGGGAGTCTGTCGGGAGTTGGGAGTAGAGCGAGAAGATTGGGAGGAACGCCTGGGACAGCGGTTGTTTGGGGTGACGCGGCGATCGCTGGCGGATGATTTACGTTTGTTGGTGGAGTTGGGCTTGTTGCAGCGCCAAGGCCATAAGTTTATGCCCCTGGAGGAGTTGCCCCCCTGGGTGAGGGAACCGGTGGTGAAGGGGTTAAGCTCTCAGGAGGGTCGTTTAACCGGGATGGGCCAGGGCCGGCCGGAGGTGCTGTTTGGCAATTTGGATTTTGGTAGTTTGGCGCAACGCTATGGGAAGCCGGTGGCAGGGGTGCAGCGGTTTCTGGTTCATGTGGATTATGTGGTGCGCGATCGGCAAATTGACCGGGTGGAGGATTGGCAGGAGGCGTTATATCAACTTTGGCAGCAGTCGCCGGTTCCCCCAGTGCGCCTGTTGTATCGCAGTTCGCGGCTGCGGGCTTCGGTGGCTTGTGTGGTCTATCCGGTCTGTTGTTATTATATGCGGCGATCGATTTATCTCTGTGGCTTTGGGCAAACCCCCACTCGACAGGGACAATGGTATAACTTCCGCTTAGACCATATTGAGGAGTTGGAGGCGTTGAGTTGGGAGAGTGAGGAGTTACCGTTTTTTCTCCATCAACGCTATCAGCAGCAGTCGTTACCGGTTCCGGATGATATTCGCACTGAGATGGAGTCGGTTTGGGGCTTTGATTTTTACTTACCACCGCGTCTGTTGATTCTACGCTTTGAGCGGCAGTTTCATGATGGCTATATTGCCGGGACGTTTCGCCATGAAACCTTTGAACAGATTTCCTATGAGACGGTGGAACGACAGATACAACAGTTGGCGGAACCGGACTATCGGGAGCAGTTGTTGAAGGTGTGGCGATCGCGCTCTCCGGAAGATGCCTATTATCAGGCTTTATACCGCCATGGAGACATCAACGTACAGATGCGTCTGCGGGCCTGGCGACCGTTGGGAGAGGTCTTATGTCCAGGGGTATTACGGGATGAGATGGCTCAGGAGGTGAAGCAGGAGCATGATTGGTATTTTGGTTAA
- the yidD gene encoding membrane protein insertion efficiency factor YidD — translation MFNLSYFPTPIPRQANLFTSIDSLLRRVLILLISAYQQYLSPHKGYSCAHRLLHGGESCSCHVKNALTETDLLTAIAQSKQRFAACADAAETLAVRANSEDDPSPTHYPRRTFIYYSLVGFTLPFFVRRHQGQCCASFGQFLFRDHQRRQRDDQQRRYYQDQHRRRQEEHQRRQRNF, via the coding sequence ATGTTTAATCTCTCCTATTTCCCAACTCCAATTCCCCGTCAAGCCAACCTCTTCACCTCCATCGACTCCCTGCTGCGTCGTGTCCTGATTCTGCTGATTTCGGCCTATCAACAGTATCTCTCGCCCCATAAGGGCTATTCTTGCGCCCATCGCCTTCTCCATGGGGGGGAGTCCTGTTCCTGCCATGTCAAAAACGCCCTGACTGAAACTGACCTCCTCACGGCGATCGCCCAGTCCAAACAACGCTTTGCCGCCTGTGCCGACGCTGCCGAAACCCTAGCCGTTCGCGCCAATTCTGAGGATGACCCCTCACCCACTCACTATCCCCGCCGGACGTTTATTTACTATAGTTTAGTGGGCTTCACCCTACCGTTTTTTGTCCGCCGTCACCAGGGACAATGTTGTGCCAGTTTCGGGCAATTCCTCTTCCGAGATCACCAACGCCGCCAACGGGACGACCAACAACGGCGCTATTATCAGGACCAACACCGACGCCGGCAGGAAGAACACCAACGCCGGCAACGCAACTTCTAA
- a CDS encoding methyltransferase domain-containing protein, translating into MAHFKKNRQFGDFQTPDTLAQEVTHLLKQRYHLSPDIILEPTCGTGAFIRAALQRFPSSQIFGRDINPDYIQDAKQSLATHPHAHHVTLQQGDFFTIDWQTFLSKGSSNILILGNPPWVTSSELSRLNSENLPTKSNHQNRRGIEAITGSANFDISEWMLLQFTKWLPSQTGILAILCKYSVARNVFYQVKQNHKASFTAHIYRIDAKLHFDVSVDACLFVFRYEPSGGCDCHLYLTLDSLTPSDCISERDGHLVRNAIQYDTWRHLLGQNLNYTWRSGIKHDCAKVMELEPISDGTFINGMGQIYDLELTYLYPLLKSSDIGNGRIQTYRKVVLVTQTTVGQDTHPIQKKAPKTWQYLSDHNQVLHHRRSSIYKNKPPYSIFGIGPYSFKPWKIAISGLYKTLNFQLISPLGGKPVMLDDTVNFLSFDSQAEAEFIFELLTSKPAQDCLDSLIFWDNKRPVTIDILRRLSLQAVARELGCLERYADWAKAIQVTPDGQLELGLF; encoded by the coding sequence ATGGCACATTTCAAGAAAAATCGGCAATTTGGGGACTTCCAGACTCCAGATACCCTGGCTCAAGAGGTGACTCATCTCCTCAAACAACGCTACCACCTCTCTCCTGACATCATTCTCGAACCCACCTGTGGAACTGGGGCCTTTATTCGGGCCGCACTCCAGAGATTTCCCTCCTCCCAGATTTTCGGACGAGACATTAACCCAGACTATATCCAAGATGCCAAACAATCCCTTGCCACTCATCCTCATGCCCATCATGTCACCCTACAACAAGGAGATTTTTTTACAATTGACTGGCAGACATTCCTATCTAAAGGGTCTAGTAATATCCTAATTTTGGGAAATCCTCCTTGGGTAACTAGCAGTGAACTGAGTCGGCTCAATAGCGAAAATCTTCCCACAAAATCCAACCATCAAAATCGACGAGGCATTGAAGCCATAACGGGTTCAGCCAATTTTGATATTTCTGAATGGATGCTCCTTCAATTCACAAAATGGCTTCCCTCTCAAACCGGCATCCTTGCTATTCTCTGTAAATATTCCGTCGCTCGTAACGTCTTTTATCAGGTTAAACAAAACCATAAAGCTTCCTTCACCGCTCATATCTATCGTATTGATGCCAAATTGCATTTTGACGTATCTGTTGATGCCTGTCTTTTTGTCTTTCGCTATGAACCATCTGGTGGCTGTGATTGTCACCTCTATCTAACCCTCGACTCCCTAACCCCATCCGACTGCATCAGTGAACGGGATGGCCATCTGGTTCGCAATGCCATCCAATATGACACCTGGCGTCATTTACTAGGACAAAACTTAAACTATACCTGGCGTTCGGGTATTAAACATGACTGTGCCAAAGTGATGGAACTTGAACCCATAAGTGATGGAACATTCATCAATGGTATGGGTCAAATCTATGACCTTGAACTTACCTACCTCTATCCTCTCCTAAAAAGCTCAGATATTGGCAATGGTAGAATCCAGACCTATCGTAAAGTGGTTCTCGTCACCCAAACAACCGTTGGCCAAGATACCCATCCCATCCAAAAAAAAGCTCCCAAAACTTGGCAATATCTCAGCGACCATAATCAGGTGTTACATCACCGCAGAAGCTCAATTTATAAAAATAAACCCCCTTACTCCATTTTTGGAATTGGCCCTTACTCCTTTAAGCCGTGGAAGATTGCTATTTCTGGACTCTATAAAACCTTGAATTTTCAACTCATCTCCCCCCTTGGAGGTAAACCCGTCATGCTTGATGACACGGTCAATTTCCTTTCCTTTGATAGCCAAGCTGAAGCCGAATTTATTTTTGAACTTCTCACGTCCAAACCGGCTCAAGACTGTCTCGATTCACTGATTTTTTGGGATAATAAACGCCCCGTCACTATCGATATCCTGAGACGACTCTCCCTGCAAGCCGTGGCCCGAGAATTAGGATGTCTAGAACGCTATGCAGACTGGGCCAAAGCTATCCAGGTTACCCCGGACGGCCAGTTGGAATTAGGATTGTTCTGA